The Neofelis nebulosa isolate mNeoNeb1 chromosome 1, mNeoNeb1.pri, whole genome shotgun sequence sequence ACCCTGCCCTGCAGCAGCTCACACAGTCACCCAGCAGGAGGCTGGACCCTGTTTAGAAGTACCTTGCTGGTTGCCTCCCCAGTCCCTTGATGCCCACTGGCTTTTACAGACTGGTCCACTCCAGGGCTGTCTGCTGTCCATCTGAACCAACTTCCTAAAGAGCAAATCCATTTGATTTAAGGGTTTCCTTCCTTTCACAGGAAACTGATCACAGTGGGGATCTCTAGTAAGAGCTTCAGCACTGGGGAGCAGGGGTAGGAGAGAGACTCAGTTTACACTGAGTACCCTTGGAGAGTGTGAATTTTGTATTAGGGGCATGAATCACCCAGTCAAATAAAGGACATGCCAAGGTCCACTTGTTTCCCTTGTCCACCTACCAGGGACTAGACGTGGTGGCAAGAAGGGCCAAGGGCAGGGCAGTCTCCATGTAATGAAGCTGATGAAGGAAATGATTTCCCACCAGTGGACTTGTGTTGATCTGAAACTCTCATGCAGTCTGTTTCTAGGGCTTTAGTTGTATGACAAACAGGTTCCATTCCCAGTGCAAAGGCAGTCTGGGGCTCAGGGGTGGGAGTGGAATAAGAGCCTGGAGGATGTCAGAGAGGTTGTTGTAGCTGGCCCTCACCTACTGGCCTGTACCCCCTGGTTCCTCCCACTGGCTCAGGAGAAGGGCCACCAGTAGGGCAGGGAGAGGCCACAGACACCGAGTGCCCGGAACTGGGATCGAAAGTCAGAAGACTCACATTGAGCCCTGATACCTCTTCGGAGGAGACACttgacctccctgagcctcagtttcccctctacGCAGCAGTGTAAGTGTCCAGTCCTTACGGCACAGTagtgaggatgaaataaaaacatttcttcttgtggctgcctgggtggctcagtgggttaagcgtctgacttttgattttggctcaggtcaggatctcagagtcatgagattgagccctgcatcaggctctgtgctgatagtgtggagcctgcttggaattctttctctttccccgccccccccccccccccgtgctttctctctcaaaataaacttaaaaaaaaaaaacaaaaaacctttcctcttatttaacaaatattcatacTCTATTTGCTATGTGCCAAGCTCTGTtctaagttcatttctttttttaagtttttttttttaatgtttatttatttttgagacagagagagacagagcatgaatgggggaggggcagagagagagggagacacagaatctgaaacaggctctaggctccaagctgtcagcacagagcctgacgcggggctcgaactcacggaccgtgagatcgtgacctgagctgaagtcggacgcttaaccgactgagccacccaggtgcccctgttctaaGTTCATTTCATATGAGactgaaggaggctctgtgctgacagctggggagcccgtttaggattctctctctccctcgatctctgaccctcccttgcttgtgcacactgtttgtctctcaaaaaaaaaaaaaaattgtattaatgAGACTGAAGCATAGAGAATTTCAGTAGTGTGTCCAAGATCACACCAGAATCTAGAACGTAGCACAACCAGGATTCCAACCGGACAGTCTGGGTCCAGACTCCACACACGTAACCCTTTTTCTGTAAGGATGGGACACCTCTCCTAGTGGCTtctcctcagtttcttcttttagtCACTTCTGGGGGGCTGGAAACTTCTGCTACTATCTCCTGACCTTTTTGTGGTCGGTTGATTGGCTCCTGTGTTCGAATGGGTGGCTTCTAGTTCCCCGCCCTCCATTTCACACTCCAACCCCACCGCAGACTCCCCACCAAGTCAGAGGGGCTGGGCGACTGAAGGTGGGGCATTCTGGGGAGTGAGGCACTGAGACCTGCAATCAGCTAAGAGTGAGGTTGGGTTTTGAGCCTGTGAGCACGTGTGCCCTTATATACACATGGAATGACCCTGCCCTCGTCAGTGAGTTCTGGGCCATTCGGTCATCCTAGGGAGGCTTGGAAGGACTGAATACActagttcacttttttttttttttttggtgggaaaaCGGACTTAAAATTTACCATCCTAATCACTTTTAAGggcacagttcagtggtattaagcaCGTTCACATTCTGCCATCTACCGCCATCCATtgccagaactttttcatcttctaaaactgaaactctgtccccatgaaacatgaactctcctccctgcccccagcccctggcacccatcACTATCCTTTCTGTTCTCTGTGACTTTGACTATTCTAGGTTCCTCCTATTAgtagaaatcatacagtatgtgtcctTTTATGACTGATTTATCgtacttagcatgatgtcttcaagccttatctatgttgtagcatgtatgaGAATTTTCTTCCTccgtttttaaactttttttaacttaaaaaaatgtttatttattttgagagagagagagagagcccaggaggggcagagagagagagagagagagagagagagagagagagagagagaatcccaggcaggctccatactgagtgtggagcctgacgaggggctgagtctcataaccatgagatcatgacctgagccaagatcaagagtcggacgcttaactgactgagccaccccaggtgccccaaattttcttccttcttaaggctgaatCGTATTCCATAAGAAATTCACCACACTTTGCTTATCCACTCATCTGCTGAGGGACACTTGGCTTGCTTGCATCTCTTAACTATCGTGAAGAATGCTGCTGCACACTGGTGTATACAGTATATTGGTCTTTTTAAGACCCGGCTTTCGGTTCTTCTGGGTGTAcagccagaagtggaattgttggatcacgtgacaattccattttttattttctttgaggaaaCTTCAGACAGAGTTCCGTAACGacggcaccattttacattcccaccaccgAGGCACAAGGgttccgatttctccacatcctcacccacgcttgttattttctggtttctgTTGTTATGGTTTTGGGTGGCCGTCTGAATGGGTGTGAGATACAATCTCCTTGTGTTGCGTTGTTACTTTTTGTTCTGAGTCTTAAAATCCTTTTTATAGTTTCGGTGATATCTGGGTGCTGCCTCCATCTTGCATTCATGCCTTAGGATAgttaattacacacacacacacacacacacacacacacacttacacacatgcAGTATTGAAGGGATGGTTTGCTGCTGACAGATGAGGTCCTGTGGATGTGCATAATTTAGAACCAGCTCAACTTCTTTTCtgtcaccagttttttttttaaaaaaaaattaatgtttatttatatttgagagagtgagattgaaacagagcatgaacaggaaagcaacagagagagagggagacacaatccgaagcaccagcgcagagcccgacatggggctcgaacccatgaactgtgagatcatgacctgagcctaagtcagacgcttaactgactgagccacccaggcgtccctcatccattttaatatattttttaatgtttttatttatttttgagaaagagagagcacaagcaggggaggggcagagggagagggagacacagaatcagaagcaggctccaggctctgagctgtcagcacagagccccatgcggggctcgaactcacaaactgagaaatcatgacctgagctggggttggccgttaactgactgaaccacccaggtgcccctcccctcagCAGTTTTAACCCATTTTTGGGGACCATTGAGTTTCCCTCAGGTGAGTCACATGGCCTGTATCCAAAAGGCTCAGCAACTAATTTCTTTGGAAGTTTTGGTTCAGTTGGGCTCATTTCACCCGGTACACGAGGGGGAAAATGACAACTGCTCTCCCCAGCTGAGCTCTCAGTTGCTcatttggcaaaataaaatatcacattactggtttttccattttgattCACAGAAATGAATATCAGTAACAGAGAATGTGCCTATTTAAGTGAGTCttatgcttattggtcatttttgAAGGCAGATCTCTTTGCATTGATAAGGGAAAGAAGTTCATGATGTAGCAAGTGGAAAAAAGCAGGCTGCAGAATAATatgaataatttgaaataatttatgctTGAATATACATAGACATGTTCTGAAAGGATACTAAAAAATTAGCACCGGCTACCTTTTGGAGGATCGGGCCTGGGTGTTGGGGTAAGGTGTGAAATCCTTCACATTTTACTTTATACCCTCTGACACTAGAATTTTCAGCCATAAGCATGTATcacattttaggaaaataaaagggCTTTATACTATTGGTTTTTCTCCTGCCTCCAGCTGTGGACAAACAGCTCTGTCCTCGGTCAGGTTCTCtggaggcagagcctgggggTGGAGCTTCATGGAAAGGGACGTGTTGAGGGAGTGGTCTTGGGAAAACGAAATTGCAAgtaaggaaagaggaagaagatgggAAAGGATGTGGCTTCTGATGAAGCCTGGCCTGAATCCGCGGAAAGCTCTGGACTGTGAATGACACTACAGAGCTTGACCTGCCCTGAACCAAGGGAGCTGGACTTTTACTCCCTCTTTCCCGACTCAGTCCTTAGCTATGAGTAACTGCATATGTTGGCGGGTGGGGACGGGGGTAAGTCTGGGTGCATCCTGGCAAGCTGGCTGTACTAACCCAGAGTGGGTTTCCGGGAAAGGCTGCAGATGTGAGCCATCAGCCACAGCACCTGCTGCAACTGGGGTGCCCCCGTGGGGCTGGCACAGGGAGTCCCAGCGGGATCTGGGCCACACCTGCTTCCGCCAGTGAACTGGGAACTGAACAGACACTGGCTTCTTTATAAACAAACTTATAAGCTGTAAATCAATTTGTGAAcgccttttttggggggggcggcTATGAAAAAGTACAGGCTACAGGACATTTTAAAGCTGAAAtattcaaataaagaaataaagagtaaaaaaaaaaaaatggaagaatccAGTGAGACTGCAAGATTTTTGTAATTGTGGGGAAAATCATCAGACGATTGGAAGGGCTCAGAGCTCCTGACCAGGGCCAGAGCTGTCCAGGAAGTGAGTGTTCTAACCTGGGTGTTGATGGTGGggagcagctttttttttttttttttttaatatttatttatttttgagagagagagagagagacagagacagagacagagtgtgagcaggggaggggcagagagagagagagagacatatactccaaagcaggctctaggctctgagctgtcagcacagagcccgacgtggggctcgaactcacgaactgcaagatcatgacccgagctggagtcaaatgtttaaccgactgagccaccaaggcgccaccctacccccccttttttttttcttcacagacAATGTATATCTCATGATTGATTGatctgccttctgctttggttgtTGAGAAAATTCAAATCTAGATTTGAATCCAGGACTAAGTAATCTGGGGAAGATAGGCAAATAAAGGCAGAGATTGATCTTGGAGGGTGATTGGAAGACCCCAAATTTCATCAGCTGCCTTGACATATTTAGCCTCCCAGAGGCCTAACCATGAGTTCCCCTGCTCTTACCAGATATGCCCCCCACGAGGCAGGAAAGTCTCCCACCTGCTCGTTCCCCCGGACGACTGGCTGCACCCCACCCGCTCCTCAGCGTAACGAGTTTCACCTCCCTGCCAGCTCCAGATGTCATTCAAACAAGCCCATCGCATCCTCCTGCCAGAACCAGagcttgccccccaccccaccttatTTCTACAGAGCAGATCCCTGGTTGCTCAGTCTGTTTCTCCGTGCAGCCTCCACGGGGCCCTGCATAGCatgctgcctcctccctgccgGGCTGTGGATGTATGTGACCAGTGAAGCACCGTCATTGTCATCTGTCCAGCAACCAACTGTTGTGTGCTCAGCCATCTCCCAGCATTTAGGGCAAGGGACCCCTCTCTCACCAATGGGGTGAATAGGAGGCAGTCATAACAGAGAGACATTCTCAGTCACGAGATTTCGGTGCCCTTATTAGAACTTGCCATATTTGCAAACCCTTACTACCTCACCTGGGGTGGGACCAGCATAAAGTGTGAGTtgtcttttctttgcctttgaaaCTTGACCTCCATACAATGCAGTAAGAAAGTTTAAAAGCTAACTGATCTAACAAAGAGAGTGTTCTAGAGAAAACAACAGAAGATGCATTTGAGAAACACCCACCTGCTATTTCACTTCTGCGGGCGATAGCAAGAGGCTGTCTCCTAAGATGCCAAGATAAGTTGGCAGCTATCGTACCAGGCTGACCTAAAAAGTGAACTATTGAAATTCGACCTCTGTAAACGAGAGATTTGCTTTCTTCTTAGTTCCATACTCATGAAAAGGGAAATTGCCACCAGAATCAATAAGGATTTTTATGAGTTCATTGTTCTAGAATCCACCATGAACTCATTTGTCCACCTGAGGATTATGAGGCAAAATTTGCCTTGAACAGGCCCCTGACGGTCGTTGGCTCCTGTGTATGGTCTGTACCCATGGTAATCGCACTGgaggaaagaacaagagaagCGTCCCAAGGCCTGGAGGATGATCTCCCCCAGGGTATTCAGGGAAGGCACTGAGGAACAATTGTTCCAAGTTTATGTCATCAGCAATGAAAAACGCCCACAAGGAAATGAAGCACAAGATTCATTTACACAAAAGTGCAAGTTTTTGACCGCTTTGCCTCTTCTCGCGCTAAGACAGAGAAGCATCAGAGTGCCCTCATGCTCGCAACTACGATGGAACAGTTCTGGGTCAGTCTGTGACTCCTGCATGGGCTGAGTGCTCAGGTCTGGtcccctgacccacagaatcagaatttctgggggcCATGcttctgcattttaaacaaaccCTTGGGTGGTTCTGATGGTTCACTGAGGTCTGTGAGCCACGGGTGTGGTTGGCTCCCGTGAAAtggtcccatttttttttttttttagcactctCAAGTTCAGATGTTATCATGTTAATTTCCGCAGAAAACCATTCCTGCAAAGAAGGGATGGCTGACTTCTGGGTCACTCTTGGCGAGGTGCTTTCATTGTGCCGGTGTTTGCAGTCCGCTTAGCATCAGTGCGGGGTGCACCCCGAGGCCCTGGGTAATAACTCTGAACTTCGCACGCTCGTCTTCCACCAAAAAGCCCAGATGAGGGAAATGATCCTAACCGGGAATCACATAAAGGACATGCAGCTGATCACTTCCTAGACCCTCTGAAAGTTCTCTCTGGGTTAAGCCAGACCTTGAGAGAACCGTAGTCATGGACAATTTGCCTTGGCCCAGAACCTTTCTGAAAGGTGCCTCGTCATAACCACTTCACCATCCGTTGAAGGAGGCCCTAGTAAATTATCATTCAAAGGCTGCTAGTGTCTTTGTATAGTATGCTGAAGATGTCACCCACTGAATCACGCCGTGTTCCCGCTACGAATGGACGCATGTAATATGGTCTTTTAGACTCAACCCATGTTTCTCCTGAGGGggcgtattttttttttttttaattttttttcaacgttttttatttatttttgggacagagagagacagagcatgaatgggggaggggcagagagagagggagacacagaatcggaaacaggctccaggctccgagccatcagcccagagcctgacgcggggctcgaactcacagaccgcgagatcatgacctggctgaagtcggacgcttaaccgactgtgccacccaggcgccccaaggggggGCGTATTTTTTGACTCCACAGAAAATGGGCAGTTTGTAGctgattttcctttcctctttggtGGCAAGGAAACTCAAAGCCAAAAATGTAGTCCAGGTTTTAGTAATTATCAAGGGCCTACGACCGATACTCTCCCTTTGCAAAGGGGGGTAGGGCACATATGAAAGCCGTCACATTTCTTCACCACTCCCTCTAGGGTGAGACTCTAGTGTGTTGGTGTAGGGGGAAAAAGACGTTGAAAACTGCTTTCTAACCATCTTAGTTTTtcctgtagttctatttttttaatgtttatttttgagagagagagagagagagagaaagcaagcgggggctggggaaaggggcagagagagaaggggacagagaatctgaagtgggctctgttctgacagcagagaccctgatgcagggctcaaactcatgaactgtgaaattatgacccaagctgaagttggaagcttaactggctgagccatccaggcaactcTCCTATCGTTTGATttttgactatatattttttctttaattttattgtcTCAAataacagcatttaaaaatttttttcatgtttatttttgagagagatgagatagagtgcaagtgggggaggggcgagagaaagagggagacacagaatctgaaacaggctccaggctctgagctgtcagcacagagcccgacgtggggctcgaactcacaaactgtgagatcataagctgagctgaagtcagatgtttaaccgactgagccactcaggggcccctcaAATACAGCATTTAAAGACCCTCCAAATTCATTGTGAAACAAGATATAAATATagggaatggaaggaaaggaggaaataaattcTTCTACCAAGCTATTTCTGGGAACGGGGATAAGTTGCCACTTTCTCAAGCATATTTGGTAAGTCATCGTGTATACCAACACAGCGATTTCTGTGAAACTCCGGGGATAGTCATGCCTATCAGAAACTGGGAATCGCCAGCATCTGGGACCTGGCTACAGGGGTACCCAAAGCACTAGCCAATATCTGCAGTCTAACAGCaagtttatgatttttaaaaagatttttttttttgtaagctctTTCCACCTTTGCCCAGGCCCCAGCAACAACATCTCAGAAGCATGTGTGTGGCAGGACTGTGGGTGCACGGGCTTAGGTCCTCAGTGCCCGCAGATGAAGAGGAGTCAGTGACAAGGAGCCCTTGTCGTGGCCTGTCCATGGCCAGACTCCTCCTGTGAGTCACTCACAAGGGCACAATGCATCACTATGAGGTGAAGACCGTGCTGAGATGTGAGTGGGAGAACCTCCATTTGCCAGGTCCCCAGAACCCCAGGGTCACCCCCAGTGGGACTGTATGGGTCCCCTCACACCTCCTTGTTGAGTGTCAGATCCTCAGGGTCATTCCCAACACAACGCACAGCCGTGATGGGAGCTAGCGGGAGAGAACAAATCTGTTTGCCACCCTAGGCTGTGGCGTGCCTGAGCCGGCGGTGTGGTCCCTGTGCACTTGGGGAGCCTGCCTCTGCAGAGGGCTGCCAGGCCATTCTCCTCCGCGAGTACAGAGTCTGGCTTCGCCTAACTGTGTAGGCTTGGTTTACTTTTTTGGACACTCTTTTCAAGCCCTGCTCAGGAGTTTGTGTCAGAGATGCTAAGTGAAGTGATGGTTGACGTGTGGCCTGGATTGAGCTTACAAATGGGCTCTGCTGGCTTTGTTCATTTGTGTCCAAACAGTAGCTAAGCGACTGGGAGTGACTGGTGAGTCATCACCTAAGGCAGGCAGGGTGGAAGGGGGTGCCCATGGAACACCTTGCCTGCTCTAGTGTCGGAGCCCCCGGCATGGAGAAGGTGATGTGGGGCACAATGAGAGTGACTTCGGGCATCCCAGATGATGGCAGGAACTTCAAGTCGTACGCCCTCTAATCTTGCAAGGCTCGGGCGAAGATGAAAACAGCAAAGTCCCAGAGGGGTAGGGGCAAAGTTAAGGGCTTTCTGCCCTTGGCCCAGCAGAGGGCGCTTCCAGCACCTTCTTCCAACCTGGGAGGAACCTGGACCAAATGTAACAGCAGGTGACAGATGCCCAAACTCACCGTGAACTCCTAGGTCCTTTTCtctggaagcagggagaggaggccacACGGATGGCCACTTTGGGGTTGGTCTTCTTACAgagcaccctccccccaccccctgcctcaaaAGCAAGCAGTAGCTAGGCACCAGGTAACATACAGAGGCTGTGCACGTGCTGCGACAGAAGCACAACTACGAAGGGGCCACTGTCCCCCTGGGCGGGCGCTGCCCCTAGAAACACACACGACAGAGTCTTCACCCAAGATTCTAAAGCATCGGTGCTCCCCCCCTGACGGCACCGCATGGCCTGGTACCCCAGCTCTCAGGAACTTCACCCCTAACGACAGCAGTGGGAGGGATGTTAGTGTTTAGTCTTCGGTGTCATCCTGAACTTCCAGATAAATGGATTTGCAAAAGCCTGCCCAGCCCTAACCTGACATCAAGTAGATTTGCTATTGTAGAGTATTTAAActcagagaccaaaaaaaaaacaaacaaacaaaaaaacaccccaaaaaacccccaaaacaccTGCATTAACGACACCACGTGCAACCTGGCCAAAACCTACACGAAACTGGTTTGTGCCAGGAGCACATTACAGAGATGTACACAGATGGCCAGGGAAAGAAGCGGACTCAGGCCAAGCAAAGAATTTGCAGTAGGACTACCCCAAGGCACACAGGGAGGGCACGCTACCCTCCGTGACGCCAGGCTCACGGGCCAGACCGGAGCCCCAAGGGCACTGACTTCCGTGACTTTGGCAGCCTTTATAGCTGCCCTTGGGATGCCCTTACCAGTCCAATCAAACCCGTCTGATTTGGGGCTGGGAAAGAGAGCTCTTTCCCAAAAGACACCTGGAGTCATTAAACAGAGCACCTTTCTCCTGTTCATAACAAAGCCACCCAAGTGAAGCTAAGATATGTCTTGTTGGAAAGATATCCCTTTCTACAACTTCAGGTTGCCTGCGGCTGGATGACAACACAGTAGTAGCAACAGTAACAGCAGCAAAACTTGCTCTTCTGATGGTCATTGGAACTGCCTGTAGCTGGAAAGAGCCTCCCAGTCTTTGCCTCCCTCGCCTCATCCCCTCACATAAAAAGATGCCTCTGCAAACTCATGAGTACAAAAGCCCCACTCTGGAAAGAACCACAGTGCTTCCCCCAGGCCCAGGGAGGCAAGCGCTCCTTTAGTCTGCCTAGAATAAACACGCAGTGCATTTTGGTGGTTTCTTCACTGCCTGGAGGGACGTCTTACTGCTTTACAGTGTGCCCTCCTCTTGCCATTGTACATGAGTGTGCAGAGTGTGCATGGGTGCGTGTTTGCATATacgtgcgcgtgtgtgcatgtgagtgtgtgggAGTTGCGCATGCGCgaatgtgtgcctgtgtgtgccgGAGGGGGTGATTCTCAGTCTCCATCGACAACGAATCTCCACCTGGACCACACATAGACACGCCCGCTGCACAGGATGAGCAGGACCAGCATGGTGTGACTGAGCACGAGGACTCCCTACGGCACGGGGGTACAGGGTTTTGTCACAGTAATCTTGAGGCTGCTGGAAAGGGGGAATGAAATCAGGCAGGTAAACGGAAAGGGCCCTGTAATTCCCCAAAAGGAaccagaggaaaaggaagaggctgAGGCTGAGGTGGATATAATACTTGCACACGGTCTGCCTCCAGGGATATGCATCATCGTCCTGGTTGGTCGTCAATCACCACAGCCTTGGCCACAGGCCGCCTCATCCTGGTAGAGTCATGCAGCAGGAGAGACACCTGGGTTGTGGTTggcaggcggtgggggggggggggggaatggggggGTCAGAGGGCAAAGCAGCAAAgcaggtggaggagagggaatagaagctaggagagaaacagtgagagagggagatttAATACACAAAGTGCCCACACTAGAGTTGGAAATGCCACCAAGGagtgaaatttaattttgaagaattaGAACTGGCAAGAATGAAGGCATCAATCCTTAGTCAGCATCCTTCGTGgcattttctattttgatgtgTGAGCTGCTTTGGACAAGGGATTAGCTGACTGGAATATACGTCCACACCCAGAGTGTCGCTGCTGCTCTGGTTTGTTTCATCATCCTTGAGGTCATCCCTGGCCTTCCTGGCTCCAGTGACCTGCTCTCTGTCCTCCCATGACTGCAAACCTGCATATGGTCATCATCTGAAAgtgtcctcctccctccccctactGAATGTCTGTTATGGAAGCAACTTGGTCTGTGGCATCTTGTCAacggcagcctgagctaagacagaTACTAAGTGCTTTTATGTTTAGGCGggttgttttatttaaaacaaccCTATGGAAGCGTACATTACTTTCCTCACTTTAGAAACAAAGGAGCTGAGGACCAGGACGTTTAAGAATTTTGGCCAAGGTCATGTGTACAAAAAGTGGAAGATCCAGGCACCGGGTCTGTCTTCAGCCAAAGCTGGCTTCCTTTCCACCAAGCCATTCTGTCTCTCGGCCTCTTTCGGTAGCTTCCCTCTTTGGTGACCCTCACAAATGTGGCCCAGGCCCTGACCTCACCCACCTATAGGCTGATGGCGCCCTAGTCTGCGGCTCCCTTCCGGAACTTTCCTCCAGACCTCGGACACGTGTGAGGCTCCCCCGAGTGCCCTCAGGCCCTCGCCTCAGTATGTTGAAGACATAACTCGTTACCTTCCATATGCCTCTCATTTGGGTGACACTGTCCAGGCTAGAAACCCGGGCGCCTCCCTGCTCCTCATCTGCTGTAACCAATCAACAGCTACCATGCTGGTTGTACCTCTAGTGACTCTTTCCCCAcgagagagaagagacagggtCCAGCTGTGTTTGGTTCACCTGCCCTCTTGCTCACGACTTTGTGCAGTCACAACACGTGGCTCATGCCTCAGGGGTGCCTTTGCCCTGCCCTGTGGTCCTCCTGTCTTCTCACCCCCGGTTGACTGTGTCTGGCAAGCCACTGTGCTATGCAGTTATGCCTGGAATCCAGGCATACAGACTTTCCTTCGACTATCCCCGCACCCTTCCACCACACAACTTTATAACACGAGTACCTGGTCCTGGTTAGAGGGCTGCACAACAGGCCCCCTGCCTCGTAAAGGGTGGACCCCAGCAGACTTTCCTGCTGCCTCCAGGCCACGTCACAGGCCTGGTAGGTTCTGGATGCCGTGGGGGCCTTTCCTCCCGATTTTTTGTTCCTTGTATTCAAAACTCCTTTCTGATACAAGTACCTGCCTCGAAGGGGTATCGTGAGGACTAGGTTCAAAATGGGGCAAAGCCCTTAGCACctcacctggcacatagtaagcactcactGGGTGGTAGAAATGATCACTGAGCAGTGGGCTATTGGGGATGAGGTGGGGCATTAGGTAAGTTAATGGCCACTAAATCAGTGTTtctgaaactttctttttaacaCGGTCCTCAGTAACAAATACCTTTTACATCACAACCTAGTAATTGGGGGACCGTGTATCCTTGTTGGCT is a genomic window containing:
- the TMEM272 gene encoding LOW QUALITY PROTEIN: transmembrane protein 272 (The sequence of the model RefSeq protein was modified relative to this genomic sequence to represent the inferred CDS: deleted 2 bases in 2 codons) translates to MKFLEDCPIQTLIPLYLLAGGIIGALKVSLLLHDSTRMRRPVAKAVVIDDQQDDDAYPWRQTVCKYYIHLSLSLFLFLWFLLGNYRALSVYLPDFIPPFQQPQDYCDKTLYPRAVGVLVLSHTMLVLLILCSGRVYVWSRWRFVVDGD